From the Campylobacter volucris genome, the window CAAAATACTCTAAAATAGATCTTGGAGTTATTATGGTAGGCGATAAAGATGATGCCTTAGAAGCTAGAGCGTTTAGAAAAGGTGTAAATGATTATGTGATTAGACCTTTCCAAAAAGAATCTTTAAATTGTAGAGTTAATAATTGTCTTGATTATATGCAAAAATGTGTTTTATTAGATGAATATAGCTTAAATAAAGATTTACTTACAGGTTTTGATGATCATATTACTTTTGAGAAAAAATTTTATGATTATCTTGAAGATGTTCAAGATGGAGAAGATTTTGCTTTGGCGTTAATTGATATTGATAATTTAGCGACTATTAATTATGAGATTAGTTACGATTGTGGTGATGGAATCATCAAATATACTGCTAAAAAAATCAAAGATCAAATTCGTGGTATGGATTTAGCAACTAAAATTGAAGATGGTAAATTTTATGTGGTGTTAAAAAATACCGGAAATAAAGATGCATTAAAAACTTTTTCTAACATTAGAGTGAGTATTTCTAAAGAAAGTGCGTTGATTGCTTTAGATGAAGTTGATTATAGCGTGTCTATTGGGGTTGCATTCGGTCAAAAAGGAAGTAATGCTCAAGATTTATATAATAATGCTCAAAAAGCTTTAGACTTAGCAAAAGCTAATGGAAGAAATAGGGTAGAGGTATGTTTTTAGATTGTGATTTTGAAAATAAAATCATAGATACTCATTGTCATTTAGATAATCAAGCTTATTTTGGTTATTTAGATGAAATGCTTTGTAATGCTTTTGCAAATGGAGTGCACAAGATCATCATTCCAGGAGCTGATATTAAAGATTTACCAAGGGCAAGAGAGATTGCGTATCGTTATGAGGGTGTATATTTTGCATGTGGAGTACATCCTTATGATATAGATGAATTTGATATAGGAATTTTAAAAGAATTTATCACTGATGAAAAATGTATAGCCGTTGGAGAATGTGGGCTTGATTATTATCGTTTAAAAAGTGAAGATGTTAAGATAAAAGAAAAGCAAAAAGAAGTTTTCATTTCTCAAATCAATTTAGCATTAGAATATGATAAACCTTTAATCGTCCATGTAAGAGATGCAAATGAAGATAGTTATAATATTTTAAATTCATATGCAGATAGATTAAATGGTGGAGTATTGCACTGTTTTAATGCTAGTGAGCTTTTGTTAAATTTATCAAAAAAAGGATTTTATTTTGGTATAGGTGGAGTTTTAACATTTAAAAATGCTAAAAATTTACTTGAAATTTTACCCAAAATCCCAAAAGAAAAATTACTTTTAGAAACTGATGGACCATACCTAACTCCAGAGCCTCACAGGGGTAAAACAAATGATCCTATTTTAACTCATTTTGTAGCACAAAAAATAGCTCAAATTTTAAATATTACCAAAAATGAAGTAGCTAAAATTACTAATTTAAATGCAAACAAATTGTTTTTTCAAGGTATAAAATGATAAAAAACAAAATTCTTTGTTTAATAATTTTATTTTGCACGCATTTATATGCTTTACAAACTAGCCCAGAACACTATAGCCAGCAAGCACAAATTTTAAGAAATTTAGATATTGAACCAAATTATTTAAGCGATGTGATTTTTTTAGAATTTAAAGAATCTTCGATTGATATGCATTCTAAAACTTTAGTTGATACTATGAGAGAATTTTATAAAATCACTCCAATTATCCGTAAAATTTTAGAAAAAGAAAACATACCTCAAGAATTTTTATACTTAGCTATTGTAGAATCAGGCTTAAAAACTCATAGTGTTTCTAGGACTAAAGCAGTGGGTGTTTGGCAGTTTATGAAACCAACCGCACAAACTTTAGGTTTAAGAATTGATCCTTATGTGGATGAAAGAAAAGATTTAGTAAAATCAACTTATGCTGCAATTGCTTATTTAAGACAATTAAAAGAACAATTTGGAAAATGGTATTTAGCGATTTTAGCGTATAATTGTGGTGATGGAAAACTAAGACAAGCTATAAAAATGGCTAAAAGTGATGATTTAAAGGTTTTGCTTGATCCAGATAAGAAATTTTTACCTTTAGAAACTAGAGTTTTTATACGAAAAATTTTGACCATGGCTTTTTTAGCGAATAATAATGATTTTTTAATCTCTCAAGATAGTGCTTTGTTAAACTATGCTTTATCTAGAGAAGTAGAAAAAATTCCTGTTCCAGCTAGTGTTTCACTAAAAGAACTTGCAAAACTTGCTAAAATGCCTTATAAAGAATTTAAACGCTATAATCCGCATTTTAATTTTGATTTTACTCCACCTGATAAAAAAGATTATTATATATATGTGCCACTTGGGAAAAGTTCTGCATTTAAACAGGATTTAAAAGAAGTAAAACTAGCTAAAGTAGATACAACTATCCCTTATACTAAAATTTATGTTGTAAAAAAAGGAGATAGCCTGTATACCATAGCTAGAAAGCATAATATTAGTGTTGAAACCATAAAAGAATATAACAAAATCAAAGGAAATTTGATCAATATCAATCAAAAATTAGTTTTAAAAATCAAGGAGAAGAAAAATGAGAAAATTCAAACTGCTAAAAAAGCATCAAAAAACAATCATACAAAAGTCGTTAGTCGCTAGTTGTGCTGGAATTTTATTTAGTGCTTGTAGTATGGCACCTATAAGTGCTCCTACTGTGTATTATCCAGAAAGAGATTTTAAAAGTGTAAAGCATAATAATACTAATCTTAAAGGCACAATGAAACCTTATACTATCAATGGTAAAACTTATTATCCAACTGTTGTAGAAGTAGGGGAAACTGCTGATGGTATAGCTAGTTGGTATGGTCCAGGTTTTCATGGTAAAAAAACTTCTAATGGTGAAACTTATGATCAGCACGCTTATACAGCAGCGCATAAAACTTTACCTATGAATACTATTGTAAAAGTAACCAATTTAAAAAATCAACGCCAAACAACAGTTAGAATTAATGACAGGGGCCCTTTTGTAGCAGGAAGAATTATTGATTTATCAAATGTCGCAGCAAGAGATATTGATATGATTCAAGCTGGAACAGCTCCTGTTAGACTTGAAGTGATTGGCTTTGGTACAAGCGCAAATTCAGGTTCAGTTCATACTAATTCTAATCTAGGTAGCAACGGAGAAATCGCTGATAGTGGTCATATTTTCCAAGGTGGAAATTTTATGGTGCAAATTGGTGCTTTTAGAAATAAAAGTGGTGCAGATTTAATTGCTAGTAGATATAAAAATTATCAATCTTATACTTCTACTATCCAAACAAGTGTTAAAGATGGATTGCATAGAGTATTTTTAAAAGGCTTTAGAAGTGAACAAGAAGCAAGAGATTTTGTAGATAGTGGATCTTTTCCAGGTGCATTTATAGTAAGAGAATAACATGATAGAACTTATATTTTTAGATGTAGATGGTTGTTTAACAGATGGTAAAATCATCTACACGCAAAATTATGGCGAGATAAAAGAATTTAATGTAAAAGATGGAGCTGCGATAGAAGCGTGGCAAAAACTTGGAAAAAAAGTTGCAATCATTACAGGAAGAACTAGCGAGTGTGTGTATTTTAGAGCTAGAGATTTGAAAATTGATCTTGTTTATCAAGGAATTAGCGATAAACTAACTTGCGCAAAAGAAATTTTAGAAAAATTAAATTTAGATTTTTCTCAATGTGCTGCTATTGGGGATTATTATAATGATATGGCTTTATTGGAAGCTGTAGAATATAGTTTTAAACCAAAAGATGGACACAAAGCGTTAAAAACACATAAGGTTTTAAATAGAAAAGGTGGAAATGGTGCTGTAAGTGAGATGATAGAAATTTTAATCGAGTATAATAATATGCAAGCACAATGGGATAAACTTTGGCGATAAAAATTTTTGCTATTTTAATGAGCCTGTTTGTTTTTGTAATGGTGATTTTAAGCACACAAGATCCATATTTGTTTAATATCAAACCACAAAATATTCAAGTGGCTAATACTCAAGCTTTTGATGTAATTGATTATGAGTTAAATAGTACTAATGTCAAAGCAAGTTATGAAGCTACGCGTTGGGTAAAATATGAAGATAAAGATATTTTTGATGATTTAAAAGTTAAAGGTGTAGATTATAATTTAAGTTCAAATTTGCTTATAAGAGATGAGACAAAATCTGTTTTAGAAGGCAATGTGAGTTATTTTGATTTAAACAAAACTTCTATTTTTACCCAAAAAGCAATTTATGATATGGATAAAAAAATACTTTATTCTAATGATAAATTTAAAGCCTATGTGGGATTAAATGAAATTTTTGGAGATAATTTTTCATATCAAATTGAAGATAAGACATTAAAAATTCAAAGGATAAAAGCATGGTTTTTAGATTATTAATGAGTTTATGTCTAATTAGTGTTGTTTCTTTAGCTATGCAAAAAATAGAAGTGAGTGCGAAAGATTTTTACTTGGATGAAAAAAATGAAAAAAGTATTTTAAGTGGTGATGTAGAAGTAAAAAAAGGAAAAGATATATTAAAATCCCAAAAATTAACTATTTTTATGAAAAATAAACAGCCTATAAAATATATCGCCACTGATGATGCTAAATTTAAAATTCAAATGAAAGATAAAACTTATCACGGTAGTGGTGATGAATTTATCTATACTGTGAAAAATGACACTTATGAGATTATTGGGAATGCAAATATTGTTGAGCTTGAAACAAATAAGCAATTATTTGGAGATAAAATAATAGTAGATAGAAAAAATATGACTTATAGGGTTATTAGCAAAGATAACAAACCAGCTAAATTTATATTTGAAGTGAAAGAATGATACTTAATGCTAAATTTTTAGTTTCTGCATCAAAAATAGATAATGCTCCAGAGCCAATTTGTACTGAGATTGCATTTTTAGGTCGATCTAATGTTGGCAAGAGTTCATTGATTAATACCTTGTGTAAAAATAAAAATTTAGCAAAAAGCTCATCTACTCCAGGAAAAACTCAATTAATTAATTTTTTTGAACTAAATTGTAAAAGACAAGAGGAAAAATTTAAATTAATTTTTATTGATTTGCCAGGTTTTGGCTATGCTAAAGTTAGCAAAAAAACTAAAGAAATTTGGAATAAAAATTTAGACGAATTTTTAAAAGAAAGAACTTCTATAAAGCTTTTTATACATTTGGTTGATTCTAGACATGAAAAATTAGATATAGATTTAAATTTAGACGAGTATTTAAATTCATTTTTAAGAGCGGATCAAAAAAAAATCACAGTTTTTACAAAATGTGATAAATTAAATCAAAGCCAAAAGACAAAACTTTTAAATGCTAACAAAAATGCAATTTTAATTTCAAATTTAAAAAAACAAGGCATAGAAAAACTAGAACAAGTAATTATCAATGAAAGCTTAGGTTTAAATGAGAACTAAGATTAAAAATAAATTTGATTTGTCTTATCTATTTTTTTATTTTTCATTGATATTTTATCAGATTCTCTCATCGATATATTATTGGCTACCACCATTAATTGGGGTGTTTTTTTGCTATATGATTGTATTGTTAAAAGAAAGAGAAAGAACGCTTAATAAGCTTGATTTTAGATGGTATTTTTCTTTA encodes:
- a CDS encoding bile resistance regulator, whose translation is MEEKILIIDDNKMLTKLLAKKVESTLGLKVDVAFDMNGAKELLKNDYFMAFVDLCLPDAPNGEVVDVVLEKNIPAIVLTGSSDGQTRKKFMEKDIIHYIQKESESCIDEMLSSIRMLQKNNKTKIILAIANVTLRAEMKKNLNNQLFNVLAAAHGEEALNYLSDNPDTKLVICDATMPVINGEDLLVEIRSKYSKIDLGVIMVGDKDDALEARAFRKGVNDYVIRPFQKESLNCRVNNCLDYMQKCVLLDEYSLNKDLLTGFDDHITFEKKFYDYLEDVQDGEDFALALIDIDNLATINYEISYDCGDGIIKYTAKKIKDQIRGMDLATKIEDGKFYVVLKNTGNKDALKTFSNIRVSISKESALIALDEVDYSVSIGVAFGQKGSNAQDLYNNAQKALDLAKANGRNRVEVCF
- a CDS encoding TatD family hydrolase, with amino-acid sequence MFLDCDFENKIIDTHCHLDNQAYFGYLDEMLCNAFANGVHKIIIPGADIKDLPRAREIAYRYEGVYFACGVHPYDIDEFDIGILKEFITDEKCIAVGECGLDYYRLKSEDVKIKEKQKEVFISQINLALEYDKPLIVHVRDANEDSYNILNSYADRLNGGVLHCFNASELLLNLSKKGFYFGIGGVLTFKNAKNLLEILPKIPKEKLLLETDGPYLTPEPHRGKTNDPILTHFVAQKIAQILNITKNEVAKITNLNANKLFFQGIK
- a CDS encoding membrane-bound lytic murein transglycosylase D, coding for MKNKILCLIILFCTHLYALQTSPEHYSQQAQILRNLDIEPNYLSDVIFLEFKESSIDMHSKTLVDTMREFYKITPIIRKILEKENIPQEFLYLAIVESGLKTHSVSRTKAVGVWQFMKPTAQTLGLRIDPYVDERKDLVKSTYAAIAYLRQLKEQFGKWYLAILAYNCGDGKLRQAIKMAKSDDLKVLLDPDKKFLPLETRVFIRKILTMAFLANNNDFLISQDSALLNYALSREVEKIPVPASVSLKELAKLAKMPYKEFKRYNPHFNFDFTPPDKKDYYIYVPLGKSSAFKQDLKEVKLAKVDTTIPYTKIYVVKKGDSLYTIARKHNISVETIKEYNKIKGNLININQKLVLKIKEKKNEKIQTAKKASKNNHTKVVSR
- a CDS encoding septal ring lytic transglycosylase RlpA family protein codes for the protein MRKFKLLKKHQKTIIQKSLVASCAGILFSACSMAPISAPTVYYPERDFKSVKHNNTNLKGTMKPYTINGKTYYPTVVEVGETADGIASWYGPGFHGKKTSNGETYDQHAYTAAHKTLPMNTIVKVTNLKNQRQTTVRINDRGPFVAGRIIDLSNVAARDIDMIQAGTAPVRLEVIGFGTSANSGSVHTNSNLGSNGEIADSGHIFQGGNFMVQIGAFRNKSGADLIASRYKNYQSYTSTIQTSVKDGLHRVFLKGFRSEQEARDFVDSGSFPGAFIVRE
- a CDS encoding 3-deoxy-D-manno-octulosonate 8-phosphate phosphatase, YrbI family gives rise to the protein MIELIFLDVDGCLTDGKIIYTQNYGEIKEFNVKDGAAIEAWQKLGKKVAIITGRTSECVYFRARDLKIDLVYQGISDKLTCAKEILEKLNLDFSQCAAIGDYYNDMALLEAVEYSFKPKDGHKALKTHKVLNRKGGNGAVSEMIEILIEYNNMQAQWDKLWR
- a CDS encoding LptA/OstA family protein; translation: MVFRLLMSLCLISVVSLAMQKIEVSAKDFYLDEKNEKSILSGDVEVKKGKDILKSQKLTIFMKNKQPIKYIATDDAKFKIQMKDKTYHGSGDEFIYTVKNDTYEIIGNANIVELETNKQLFGDKIIVDRKNMTYRVISKDNKPAKFIFEVKE
- the yihA gene encoding ribosome biogenesis GTP-binding protein YihA/YsxC, with amino-acid sequence MILNAKFLVSASKIDNAPEPICTEIAFLGRSNVGKSSLINTLCKNKNLAKSSSTPGKTQLINFFELNCKRQEEKFKLIFIDLPGFGYAKVSKKTKEIWNKNLDEFLKERTSIKLFIHLVDSRHEKLDIDLNLDEYLNSFLRADQKKITVFTKCDKLNQSQKTKLLNANKNAILISNLKKQGIEKLEQVIINESLGLNEN